A window of Tautonia plasticadhaerens contains these coding sequences:
- the proC gene encoding pyrroline-5-carboxylate reductase yields MTDSLTGPGTRWGFIGAGKMASALIRGMVRAGTAPPSSIAASDPSPEARAALEAEGVMATGSNAEVADRSDVIVLAVKPQAMDVALGELGGRASGKLVVSVAAGVMVDRLASGLGPGVRVVRVMPNTPALVGEGAAAYCLGPGVTGEDEGLVLRMLQSVGIARRVPESLMDAATGLCGSGPAFVYAVVEAMSDGGVLAGLPRDLATAMAAQTVLGSARMVLETGLHPGALKDQVTSPGGTTIAGVHALERGGLRAALIDAVKAAATRSAELAEEARGRPTGH; encoded by the coding sequence ATGACCGACTCCCTGACCGGACCCGGGACGAGATGGGGGTTCATTGGCGCCGGGAAGATGGCCTCGGCCCTGATCCGGGGGATGGTCCGGGCCGGCACCGCCCCCCCCTCCTCGATCGCCGCCAGCGACCCGTCCCCCGAGGCCCGGGCCGCCCTTGAGGCCGAGGGGGTCATGGCGACCGGGTCGAACGCGGAGGTCGCCGACCGGAGCGACGTCATCGTGCTGGCCGTGAAGCCGCAGGCGATGGACGTCGCCCTCGGGGAGTTGGGGGGCCGGGCGTCGGGGAAGCTCGTGGTGTCGGTGGCCGCCGGGGTCATGGTCGACCGGCTGGCCTCGGGGCTGGGACCGGGGGTGAGGGTCGTGCGGGTCATGCCGAACACGCCGGCCCTGGTCGGCGAGGGGGCGGCGGCCTACTGCCTCGGGCCGGGGGTGACGGGGGAGGACGAGGGACTGGTGCTCCGGATGCTCCAATCCGTCGGCATCGCCCGACGGGTCCCGGAGTCGCTGATGGACGCGGCGACGGGACTCTGCGGCAGCGGCCCGGCATTCGTCTACGCGGTCGTCGAGGCGATGTCGGACGGCGGGGTGCTGGCCGGCCTCCCCCGGGACCTCGCCACGGCGATGGCGGCGCAGACCGTCCTCGGGTCGGCCCGGATGGTGCTGGAGACGGGGTTGCATCCGGGGGCCCTGAAGGACCAGGTGACCAGCCCCGGCGGCACGACGATCGCCGGGGTGCACGCCCTGGAGCGGGGAGGGCTTCGCGCCGCCCTGATCGACGCCGTCAAGGCCGCCGCGACGCGGTCGGCCGAGCTGGCCGAGGAGGCCCGGGGCCGCCCGACGGGCCACTGA
- a CDS encoding LamG domain-containing protein, whose protein sequence is MTPLKKRRSLAIYRPVRPGEPVYSREDAPDLLLWLDAASGVASRGAVTLDGTSQYLSRAGSLMGTLGTNYSVQAWVWLSGGSGTSRTIAAHRSTAQSNPIGFYLGISSSDSSARFIVTGDSGTGATAIGPALPTGQWHHVVGVRSGGSLSIYVNGVAGTVASASFGTITPTHLDLGSNFGGSTSRLHLLPGRLDQFGVWGNRALSQADVTALFNSGSGLSYSGMPPALRAGLVMFHELDGNPVAGVDSTGNGHTLTPIGSPAAADGVAEGPADDSDPVLRWADRHGGPAFSQAAVAARPAWRSAGFLDFDGTDDRLGRDSGPLVGARPGFTMLARLRLDVLPSGSPAVVYTEADSGASVVNRLAITPAGQVVASYRPIGGTLASATSAATLAAGADAVIGVRRNGSDLRVFVAGAPSGPAATIDHGTDLAGASCRVGGPVESAGFRHLDGRITEIYAVGRALTDPQIAALSNPA, encoded by the coding sequence ATGACTCCCTTGAAAAAGCGTCGCTCCCTCGCCATCTATCGGCCGGTACGGCCCGGCGAACCCGTGTACTCGCGTGAGGACGCCCCCGACCTGCTCCTCTGGCTCGACGCCGCCTCCGGCGTCGCCTCCCGGGGCGCGGTGACGCTCGACGGCACGAGCCAGTACCTCTCCCGTGCCGGCTCGCTGATGGGCACGCTGGGCACCAATTACAGCGTCCAGGCCTGGGTGTGGTTGTCGGGCGGCTCGGGCACCTCACGGACGATCGCGGCCCACCGCTCGACCGCCCAGAGCAACCCGATCGGCTTCTACCTCGGCATCTCCTCCTCCGACTCCTCGGCACGATTCATCGTCACCGGGGATTCGGGGACCGGCGCGACCGCCATCGGCCCCGCCCTGCCGACCGGCCAGTGGCACCACGTCGTCGGGGTCCGCAGCGGCGGCTCCCTGTCGATCTACGTCAACGGCGTCGCCGGAACGGTCGCCTCGGCCTCCTTCGGCACGATCACCCCGACCCACCTCGACCTGGGCTCCAACTTCGGCGGCTCGACCTCTCGGCTGCACCTGCTGCCCGGCCGGCTCGACCAGTTCGGCGTCTGGGGCAATCGGGCCCTCTCCCAGGCCGACGTGACGGCCCTGTTTAATTCCGGGTCCGGCCTGTCCTACTCGGGGATGCCCCCGGCGTTGCGAGCCGGCCTCGTCATGTTCCATGAGCTGGACGGCAACCCGGTCGCCGGGGTCGACTCCACCGGCAACGGCCACACCCTCACCCCGATCGGCTCGCCGGCCGCCGCCGACGGCGTCGCCGAGGGCCCGGCCGACGACTCCGACCCGGTCCTTCGCTGGGCCGACCGGCACGGCGGGCCGGCGTTCTCCCAGGCTGCGGTCGCCGCCCGGCCCGCATGGCGTTCGGCCGGATTCCTGGACTTCGACGGAACCGACGACCGACTCGGCCGGGACTCCGGCCCACTGGTCGGCGCCCGGCCGGGGTTCACGATGCTGGCGAGGCTTCGGCTCGACGTCCTGCCCTCGGGAAGCCCTGCGGTGGTCTACACCGAGGCCGACTCCGGGGCGAGCGTGGTCAACCGGCTCGCGATCACGCCCGCCGGCCAGGTCGTCGCCTCGTACCGGCCCATCGGCGGGACGCTGGCCTCGGCGACCTCGGCGGCCACCCTCGCCGCAGGGGCCGACGCCGTGATCGGGGTCCGCCGCAACGGCTCGGACCTCCGGGTGTTCGTCGCCGGGGCCCCCTCCGGCCCCGCCGCGACGATCGACCACGGGACCGACCTCGCCGGGGCGAGCTGCCGGGTCGGCGGGCCGGTCGAGTCGGCCGGCTTCCGCCACCTCGACGGCCGGATCACCGAGATCTATGCCGTCGGCCGGGCGCTGACGGACCCCCAGATTGCCGCCCTCTCGAACCCGGCCTGA